The following are encoded together in the Daphnia magna isolate NIES linkage group LG8, ASM2063170v1.1, whole genome shotgun sequence genome:
- the LOC123475559 gene encoding uncharacterized protein LOC123475559: protein MKMLWPSAPYPSSPIPSSSSPTPSSPSPEFSPLPRPVSSSSSYFSSSSLPPLISPSPTSPSPTSPSPAFPSPTALSQAFPFPISPSPTSPAPTSPAPISPALTSPAPAPAPAPPSVIPNPEGKRKKKLNPKRKGFGMWTRLPNTGFATTKTADGTSIFYNGRVSTPTGTALVFISLTMLPLLRTSEEIACDGTFATVPLLLSQLFTLHVAAYRYMFPLAYAVMSEKTQSLYQLGLDRILHAIFRKVCTEELRQSYMHRPNVKKIVKMLIALALLPAAQAHQGFYDICQSSVVLLQDETRCAKMQIIYEYMGSYWFQIVTPDRLSVNGQPRRTTNEVESFHRWFNRRCGKYHQILAKSRRRCVKDYNLARSGRLIRREHAKKQTEKDARIRTFCQSFDNREITVYQFLEMCSRFFEPLHNPAPLGGLLADPFDSYHKNSVSDKSLEEDQQGADVGPDVNRRVARVRRHRGVRRGDGIRGGDGV from the exons ATGAAGATGCTGTGGCCTTCTGCCCCCTATCCTTCTTCACCCATTCCCAGTTCTTCTTCTCCGACTCCATCATCTCCTTCTCCAGAATTTTCTCCTCTTCCACGTCcagtttcttcctcttcatcttatttttcttcgtcttctctacCACCTCTTATTTCTCCGTCCCCTACTTCTCCGTCCCCAACTTCTCCGTCCCCAGCTTTTCCGTCCCCAACTGCTCTGTCCCAAGCTTTTCCGTTCCCAATTTCACCGTCCCCAACTTCTCCTGCTCCAACTTCTCCAGCTCCAATTTCTCCAGCTTTAACTTCTCCAGCTCCAGCTCCAGCTCCAGCTCCACCATCTGTAATTCCCAATCCGGagggaaaacggaaaaaaaaactaaatccaaaaagaaaagggttcgGCATGTGGACAAGGTTGCCAAACACCGGATTTGCCACAAC TAAAACAGCAGATGGAACTTCAATTTTCTATAATGGTCGAGTTTCAACTCCAACCGGCACTGCTCTCGTGTTTATCAGTCTGACCATGCTACCACTGCTTCGAACGTCAGAAGAAATTGCATGCGACGGAACGTTTGCCACTGTGCCATTGCTGTTATCGCAGTTATTCACGTTGCACGTTGCGGCATATAGATAT atgtttCCACTGGCTTATGCTGTCATGTCTGAAAAGACACAATCACTATACCAGTTGGGTCTTGATCGTATTCTACAT GCAATTTTCCGAAAAGTTTGTACAGAAGAATTACGGCAGTCTTATATGCACCGGCCAAATGTAAAGAAAATTGTTAAAATGCTTATTGCACTCGCTTTGTTGCCTGCCGCACAAGCTCACCAAGGGTTT TATGATATCTGCCAATCATCAGTTGTCTTACTGCAAGATGAAACTCGATGTGCTAAAATGCAAATCATTTATGAATACATGGGAAGTTATTGGTTCCAGATAGTCACTCCAGATCGTTTAAGCGTCAATGGGCAGCCCAGGCGTACAACGAATGAGGTAGAATCTTTCCACCGATGGTTCAACAGGCGATGTGGAAAATATCATCAGA TACTGGCAAAAAGTAGAAGAAGGTGCGTAAAGGACTACAACCTCGCCCGATCAGGACGGCTAATTCGACGAGAACATGCCaagaaacaaacagaaaaggaTGCGCGTATTAGGACTTTTTGCCAATCTTTTGACAACCGTGAAATTACGGTTTACCAGTTTCTTGAAATGTGTTCCAGATTTTTCGAACCTCTGCATAATCCTGCACCATTAGGCGGCCTTTTAGCTGATCCCTTTGACTCGTACCATAAAAACTCTGTTTCCGATAAGTCTTTG GAAGAAGACCAACAAGGCGCTGATGTTGGACCTGACGTCAATCGAAGAGTTGCTCGTGTCCGTCGACATCGTGGTGTTCGACGAGGTGATGGTATTCGAGGAGGTGATGGTGTTTGA